The DNA region AAGGGGGCGTGCGTGAGCGTGTGCACCCTGGCAACGACCAATTTATTACTGGTGACAAAATCGAGCGCCCGAAAGGTGGAGGCCAAGGTGGTGGCGCAGGAGAAGGCAATGCGAGTCCTGATGGCGAAGGCCAAGACGAGTTTGTTTTCCAGATATCCAAAGATGAATATCTCGATATCTTGTTCGAGGATTTGGAGTTACCCAATCTTGAAAAAAATCAGATTGCTAAAATAACTGAATGGAAGACCCATCGTGCGGGTTACCAAACTGCAGGCATTCCGTCCAACATTGCCATTGTGCGTTCGTTGCAGCAATCACTTGCTCGACGTACCGCAATGACGGCAGGAAAGAAGCGTCTTCTTAATGAACTAGAGGATGAGCTTACTCGCATCAAAAACATAGAGCCAGCTCAACAGCTCGAGGAAAATCGTCTGAAGAAGGAAATTGAGGATCTGCGCAAGAAAATCGAAAGCGTGCCCTTCATTGATACCTTCGACTTACGTTTCAAGAACTATGAGAAGCGCCCTGTGCCATCGAGCCAAGCGGTCATGTTTTGTCTGATGGACGTATCCGGTTCTATGGACCAAGCCACCAAAGATATCGCAAAACGCTTCTATGTTCTTTTATACCTGTTCTTGACGCGCACCTACGAAAATGTAGAGGTCGTATTCATTCGTCACCATACTCAAGCAAAAGAGGTCGATGAACATGAGTTCTTCTACTCGCAAGAAACGGGTGGAACAATTGTGTCGAGCGCTCTCAAGCTAATGAACGAAATCGTGCAAGACCGCTATCCTGTAGGCCAATGGAACATCTACGCCGCACAGGCATCCGATGGGGATAATTGGGCTGACGATTCTCCGCGTTGCCGTGAACTCCTAGTGAATAAACTGCTTCCTAACTGTCAATACTATTCATACATTGAGATCACCCGACGCTCACACCAAACGCTATGGCATGAATACGAGAAGCTTGCTGAAGCCTTCCCAAACTTTGCCATGAAGAACATCCGCTCTGTGGAGGATATCTTCCCAGTCTTCCGTGAACTATTCCAAAAAGAAACGGCGTAAGGAGGCTAGCGATGAATACCGCAACGAAAAACCTTTCGGGGGAAGCTTCGAAGAAGCGCAGAGAAAATATGCTTCCTGACGGCCCAGACTGGACGTTTGAACTGTTGGAGCGTTATCACAAAGAAATCAAGCGTGTCGCGGAGCATTATCGCCTCGACACTTACCCAAACCAAATCGAGGTGATTACCTCCGAACAAATGATGGATGCATACTCAAGTATCGGTATGCCCATCAACTACAATCATTGGTCGTTTGGCAAAAAGTTCATCCAAACTGAGCAAAACTACAAACACGGTCAAATGGGCTTGGCTTACGAGATCGTGATTAACTCCAACCCATGTATCGCTTATTTGATGGAAGAGAACACCATCACGATGCAGGCGCTTGTTATCGCTCACGCTTGTTATGGACACAACTCGTTCTTCAAGGGCAATTATCTGTTCCAAACGTGGACCGACGCCAGCTCGATCATTGACTATCTCTTGTTTGCGAAGAACTATATTGCGGAATGTGAAGAGCGATACGGGGTGCATGAAGTTGAGCAACTACTTGACTCATGCCATGCATTAATGAACTTCGGTGTAGACCGCTATAAGCGTCCCGAAAAAATCTCTATTAATGAAGAGAAAGCACGTCAAGAAGAGCGCGAAGCCTATCTTCAATCTCAAGTGAACGAACTTTGGCGTACCGTTCCACAGGCAAAAACTAAAGAAGAAGATATCAAGATTCGTTTCCCAAGTGAGCCACAGGAAAACCTGCTTTATTTCTTCGAGAAACATGCGCCATTGCTGGAGCCTTGGCAGCGTGAAATCGTCCGAATTGTCCGTAAAGTCAGCCAGTACTTTTACCCTCAGAAACAAACCCAAGTTATGAATGAAGGGTGGGCAACATTTTGGCACTACACGATTCTGAATCACCTTTACGATGAAGGCTTAGTATCAGAGAAGTTTATTCTCGAATTTCTACATAGTCACACCAGCGTTGTTGCTCAACCTGCTTATAACAGTCCGTACTTTAGCGGCATTAACCCTTATGCGCTTGGCTTTGCGATGTTCAGAGACATAAAACGTATCTGTGAAGAGCCAACCGATGAGGATAAAGAGTGGTTCCCAGAAATTGCCGGAGCCGATTGGTTAGACACGCTTCACTTTGCGATGCATAACTTCAAAGATGAAAGTTTTATCAGCCAATACTTGTCACCAAAGCTAATGCGAGATTTTAAACTTTTCGCCATTAATGATGATGATCGTAAGAACTTCGTTGAGGTTGCCGCCATTCACGATGAGATGGGTTACAAACGCATCCGAGAGGCGCTAGCCGCACAATATAACTTAGCCAATCTAGAGCCAAACATTCAGGTATTTAACGTGGA from Vibrio hyugaensis includes:
- a CDS encoding YeaH/YhbH family protein is translated as MAQFIDRRLNGKNKSAVNRQRFLKRHKEQIKESVADAVNRRSITNTETGEDVAIPHKDINEPMFHQGKGGVRERVHPGNDQFITGDKIERPKGGGQGGGAGEGNASPDGEGQDEFVFQISKDEYLDILFEDLELPNLEKNQIAKITEWKTHRAGYQTAGIPSNIAIVRSLQQSLARRTAMTAGKKRLLNELEDELTRIKNIEPAQQLEENRLKKEIEDLRKKIESVPFIDTFDLRFKNYEKRPVPSSQAVMFCLMDVSGSMDQATKDIAKRFYVLLYLFLTRTYENVEVVFIRHHTQAKEVDEHEFFYSQETGGTIVSSALKLMNEIVQDRYPVGQWNIYAAQASDGDNWADDSPRCRELLVNKLLPNCQYYSYIEITRRSHQTLWHEYEKLAEAFPNFAMKNIRSVEDIFPVFRELFQKETA
- a CDS encoding SpoVR family protein translates to MNTATKNLSGEASKKRRENMLPDGPDWTFELLERYHKEIKRVAEHYRLDTYPNQIEVITSEQMMDAYSSIGMPINYNHWSFGKKFIQTEQNYKHGQMGLAYEIVINSNPCIAYLMEENTITMQALVIAHACYGHNSFFKGNYLFQTWTDASSIIDYLLFAKNYIAECEERYGVHEVEQLLDSCHALMNFGVDRYKRPEKISINEEKARQEEREAYLQSQVNELWRTVPQAKTKEEDIKIRFPSEPQENLLYFFEKHAPLLEPWQREIVRIVRKVSQYFYPQKQTQVMNEGWATFWHYTILNHLYDEGLVSEKFILEFLHSHTSVVAQPAYNSPYFSGINPYALGFAMFRDIKRICEEPTDEDKEWFPEIAGADWLDTLHFAMHNFKDESFISQYLSPKLMRDFKLFAINDDDRKNFVEVAAIHDEMGYKRIREALAAQYNLANLEPNIQVFNVDVRGDRSLTLQYVPHNRIPLDNSYEEVLKHVYRLWGFDVILEEVKDTGHREILSTCPKRNQYDTNI